One Geminocystis sp. M7585_C2015_104 DNA window includes the following coding sequences:
- a CDS encoding molybdopterin molybdotransferase MoeA: MISVETAAELIAKHLPDWGTEKISLGESRVGLLAESIESDRPYPPMDRIMMDGIALSWGTYQSGQRAFPILGVVAAGDPPPSLTDPRGCFEVMTGAALPHGCDMVIPYEALELKDGIAHIVDSQQWLPHQFIHRCGSDAPAGKTILSPGIILHSPAWGILASVGKTQVSVKRRPRTQIIATGNELVCPEQRPKPYQLRLSNAYALAAALQRQGYTQLSIIHLPDDPHAFTTHYQQATRNYDLLIYCGGVSKGKFDYLPQIWRRQGVQQLVHGVAQRPGKPLWFGVDYQHKTAIFGLPGNPVSSLVCLHRYLLEMPPLYARLATPFHFDKPLTYFLPVKLEATTSAELIAHPRPTQNSGDFLALADSDGFLELPAERDNFEAGECYRYFPWS; encoded by the coding sequence ATGATTAGCGTCGAAACTGCAGCCGAACTAATTGCCAAGCATTTGCCTGATTGGGGGACTGAAAAAATTTCCCTGGGGGAGTCGCGGGTGGGGCTCCTAGCGGAGTCCATAGAAAGCGATCGCCCGTATCCGCCAATGGACCGAATTATGATGGACGGTATTGCCCTTTCTTGGGGGACCTACCAGTCGGGGCAGCGGGCATTTCCGATTCTGGGAGTAGTGGCCGCAGGAGACCCCCCGCCCTCCTTAACAGACCCCCGAGGCTGTTTTGAAGTGATGACGGGCGCAGCTTTGCCCCATGGCTGTGACATGGTCATTCCCTACGAAGCCCTGGAGCTTAAGGACGGCATTGCCCACATTGTTGACTCCCAACAATGGCTGCCCCATCAGTTCATCCACCGTTGCGGCAGTGACGCCCCGGCGGGCAAGACAATTCTGTCCCCAGGAATCATCCTCCACAGTCCGGCTTGGGGTATTTTGGCCTCTGTGGGGAAAACCCAAGTGTCAGTCAAGCGTCGTCCGCGCACCCAAATTATCGCTACGGGCAATGAACTGGTCTGTCCCGAGCAAAGACCCAAGCCTTACCAATTGCGACTTTCTAATGCCTATGCCCTCGCCGCGGCCTTACAACGTCAGGGGTACACCCAGCTAAGCATTATCCACCTGCCAGACGACCCCCACGCCTTTACTACCCATTACCAGCAAGCCACCCGAAACTATGATTTGTTGATTTACTGCGGGGGAGTTTCAAAGGGCAAATTTGACTATCTGCCCCAGATTTGGAGGCGGCAGGGGGTGCAGCAGTTGGTCCATGGGGTGGCGCAGCGACCGGGAAAGCCCCTTTGGTTTGGAGTGGACTACCAGCACAAAACGGCTATTTTCGGCTTGCCGGGAAATCCCGTTTCTAGTCTAGTGTGCCTGCACCGCTATCTGCTGGAGATGCCGCCGCTTTATGCTCGCCTGGCTACTCCTTTTCACTTTGACAAGCCGTTAACCTACTTTTTGCCCGTCAAACTAGAGGCGACAACTTCGGCTGAATTGATTGCCCACCCTCGTCCCACACAAAATTCGGGTGACTTCTTGGCTTTGGCCGACAGTGACGGCTTCCTTGAACTTCCTGCGGAGCGAGATAACTTTGAAGCAGGAGAGTGTTACCGCTATTTTCCATGGAGCTAG
- a CDS encoding ABC transporter substrate-binding protein, whose amino-acid sequence MAKSLPLIEVDHVDQVFELPGGERYIALKNIHLEVQKGEFISLVGHSGCGKSTLLNIIAGFQQPTRGGVVMAGRQVTKPGPERMVVFQNYSLLPWKTVYQNVALAVEAALPRLSKSERRQRVETALEQVHLSAARDKYPSQLSGGMKQRVAIARALAIQPQVLLLDEPFGALDALTRGLLQDELMQVCQATETTCIMVTHDVDEALLLSDRVVLLTNGPEAQIGQILKIPFARPRNRHDVLNHPSYYELRNEMISFLNQQRLRRKSHYPLPTTTTPCKVSLTLGFMPTIDCAPLVVAKELGFFAKHGLEEVSLHRGESWQELVRGVLSGNLDGAQMPAPMPLAMTLGLEGQPAQPLMGSLVLSRNGSAITLSRRLWRQGVKTAADLRAYIESTGQRLRFGIVHPASMQNLLLRYWLAAAGIDPDQDLELLVIPAAQMAHHLEAGYISGFCVEQPWNSQAVRLGEGVIVATDLEIWPGRPEKVLGVRPEWVQARPQQHLALVKALIEACEYCDTIKNRAEIAQLLCRPEYVGGSPEEAYAGFVHPLNRGDDSAPAFQPRFHQFYVHRSLCPRQPEGLWMMTQLARWQLTPFPKNWLEIVQRVQRVELFSAAARELQLLENEPERQAFALFDGVPFEPDNPLAYLEATPIRRAFDIQTIPFLEMVSV is encoded by the coding sequence ATGGCGAAGTCCCTACCCTTGATTGAAGTTGACCACGTAGACCAGGTTTTTGAGCTACCTGGAGGCGAGCGATACATTGCTCTCAAGAATATTCACCTGGAGGTCCAAAAGGGGGAGTTTATTTCCCTCGTCGGTCATTCCGGCTGTGGCAAGTCCACCCTCCTGAACATCATTGCCGGTTTTCAGCAGCCAACCAGGGGTGGAGTGGTGATGGCGGGCCGCCAAGTTACAAAACCGGGGCCGGAGCGCATGGTGGTGTTCCAAAACTACTCCCTACTACCCTGGAAAACTGTTTATCAAAATGTAGCCTTGGCAGTGGAAGCGGCACTGCCCCGTCTAAGTAAATCAGAACGGCGGCAACGGGTAGAAACTGCCTTGGAGCAGGTACACCTGAGTGCCGCGCGGGACAAGTACCCCAGCCAACTTTCGGGGGGGATGAAGCAGCGAGTAGCCATCGCCCGGGCTTTGGCAATTCAACCCCAAGTACTGCTTTTGGACGAACCCTTTGGCGCCCTGGATGCTTTGACGCGTGGGTTGCTACAAGACGAACTGATGCAAGTCTGCCAGGCGACAGAAACCACATGCATTATGGTCACCCACGATGTGGATGAGGCTCTACTGCTGTCGGATAGGGTAGTGTTGCTCACTAACGGTCCTGAAGCTCAAATTGGCCAGATTCTTAAGATTCCCTTTGCTCGTCCCCGCAATCGCCATGATGTCCTCAACCATCCTAGCTATTATGAGCTGCGCAACGAAATGATTTCTTTTTTGAATCAGCAAAGGCTTCGTCGCAAGAGCCACTACCCACTCCCGACAACGACTACCCCCTGCAAGGTGAGTCTAACCCTTGGCTTTATGCCCACCATCGACTGTGCCCCTCTGGTGGTGGCTAAGGAGTTGGGGTTCTTTGCTAAGCACGGCCTTGAGGAGGTTAGCCTGCATCGCGGGGAAAGCTGGCAGGAGCTGGTGAGGGGTGTGCTCAGCGGTAACCTCGACGGGGCACAGATGCCAGCGCCTATGCCATTGGCAATGACGTTGGGACTGGAGGGACAACCAGCCCAACCACTGATGGGCTCACTAGTCCTAAGCCGCAATGGCAGTGCCATAACCTTAAGTAGACGGCTTTGGCGGCAGGGCGTAAAAACCGCAGCTGACCTGCGGGCGTACATCGAGTCCACTGGCCAGCGTCTCCGCTTTGGCATTGTTCACCCGGCCTCGATGCAGAATCTCTTGCTACGTTACTGGCTAGCTGCGGCGGGCATTGATCCCGACCAGGACCTGGAACTACTGGTCATTCCAGCAGCACAGATGGCGCATCACCTAGAGGCGGGTTATATCAGCGGCTTTTGTGTGGAGCAACCCTGGAACTCTCAAGCAGTGCGTCTAGGGGAAGGGGTGATAGTGGCCACTGATCTGGAGATTTGGCCCGGGCGTCCTGAAAAAGTATTGGGGGTGCGTCCCGAATGGGTACAGGCACGACCCCAACAGCATCTGGCGCTAGTCAAGGCACTAATTGAGGCCTGTGAATACTGTGACACCATTAAAAACCGCGCCGAAATTGCTCAACTGCTCTGTCGGCCAGAATATGTGGGGGGTTCACCCGAAGAGGCGTACGCCGGTTTTGTGCACCCCTTAAACCGGGGAGATGACAGTGCCCCCGCTTTTCAACCTCGCTTTCACCAATTTTACGTGCACCGTTCCCTCTGTCCCCGGCAACCGGAGGGGCTTTGGATGATGACTCAGTTGGCACGCTGGCAACTCACTCCTTTCCCCAAGAACTGGCTAGAGATTGTCCAGCGGGTGCAGCGGGTAGAGCTGTTTAGCGCGGCTGCCCGGGAGCTACAGCTCCTCGAAAACGAGCCCGAGCGGCAGGCTTTTGCCCTATTTGACGGGGTTCCCTTTGAGCCCGACAATCCCCTTGCCTACCTTGAAGCGACGCCAATTCGCCGAGCTTTTGACATTCAGACCATCCCTTTTCTGGAAATGGTTTCTGTCTAA
- a CDS encoding ABC transporter substrate-binding protein: MAHFSRRRFLMTAAATTATTFLFHGCTNTNQQQASQTAQPTTMAETPETTTAKLGFIALTDAAPLIIAKEKGLFAKYGMPDVEVVKQASWGVTRDNLVLGSEGGGIDGAHILTPMPYLMTTGTITSGKKVPMYILARLNTNGQGIVLANAYKELKVSTDSSPLKKAFAKARAAGKEVKVAVTFPGGTHDLWMRYWLAAGGINPEKDVSLIVVPPPQMVANMKTGTMEAFCVGEPWPLQAVNQKVGVGAITTGEFWKDHPEKSLALRADWVDKHPKAAKAILMAVMEAQQWCDKDANKPEMAKILSKREWLKAPVEDILDRSLGKFDFGNGRTIEKPEVAMKYWRDTASYPYQSHELWFLIEEIRWGYLPADTDTKALIKQVNREDLWREAAKTLGVPAAEIPTSTSRGVEKFFDGVAFDPQNPQAYLSSLDLKKV; the protein is encoded by the coding sequence ATGGCTCATTTTTCTCGTCGTCGTTTTTTAATGACTGCGGCCGCTACAACCGCGACAACGTTTCTCTTCCATGGCTGCACCAACACCAACCAGCAGCAAGCCTCCCAGACGGCCCAACCGACCACTATGGCAGAAACCCCAGAAACCACCACTGCCAAATTGGGGTTTATTGCCCTCACCGATGCCGCACCTCTAATCATTGCTAAGGAAAAAGGGCTGTTTGCCAAGTATGGGATGCCGGATGTGGAAGTGGTGAAGCAGGCATCCTGGGGGGTGACCCGCGATAACCTAGTCCTAGGTTCAGAGGGAGGTGGCATTGATGGGGCTCACATTCTCACCCCCATGCCCTACCTTATGACCACCGGCACCATCACCAGTGGCAAAAAAGTGCCTATGTACATCCTGGCAAGGCTGAACACTAATGGTCAGGGAATTGTCCTTGCCAATGCCTATAAGGAGCTAAAGGTCAGCACCGATAGTAGCCCCCTGAAAAAGGCCTTCGCAAAAGCCAGGGCAGCGGGCAAGGAAGTCAAGGTAGCTGTGACTTTTCCGGGGGGTACACACGACCTATGGATGCGTTACTGGCTGGCTGCGGGGGGCATTAACCCAGAAAAGGATGTTTCACTGATTGTCGTGCCGCCACCCCAGATGGTGGCTAACATGAAAACCGGCACTATGGAGGCCTTTTGCGTTGGCGAGCCGTGGCCTCTCCAGGCCGTGAATCAAAAGGTGGGAGTTGGCGCAATCACCACGGGGGAGTTTTGGAAGGATCACCCTGAAAAATCCCTCGCCTTACGGGCAGATTGGGTTGACAAGCATCCAAAAGCGGCCAAGGCCATTTTGATGGCAGTGATGGAGGCCCAGCAGTGGTGCGATAAAGATGCCAACAAGCCGGAAATGGCCAAAATCCTCTCGAAGCGCGAGTGGCTCAAGGCGCCCGTGGAGGACATCCTAGATCGCTCTCTGGGCAAGTTTGACTTTGGCAACGGCCGCACTATCGAAAAACCTGAAGTAGCAATGAAATATTGGCGCGATACAGCTTCCTATCCTTACCAAAGCCATGAACTCTGGTTCTTAATAGAAGAAATTCGCTGGGGGTATTTGCCCGCTGATACGGACACTAAAGCATTGATCAAGCAGGTTAATCGCGAGGACTTGTGGCGGGAGGCGGCCAAAACCCTGGGCGTGCCTGCGGCGGAAATCCCCACCAGCACATCGCGGGGGGTAGAGAAGTTTTTCGATGGTGTGGCCTTTGATCCGCAAAATCCGCAGGCCTATTTAAGTAGTTTGGATTTGAAGAAGGTATAG
- the ntrB gene encoding nitrate ABC transporter permease has protein sequence MVSYSREFIGVRRQRWLKLLKALPVFRKVTMGCLGVLCFLTIWQFLCIVGLLKLPTPLRVIADTWDLIVNPFYRGSGNDVGLGWQILSSLRRVAIGFSLAAVVGVSIGMLIGSSRLLYDAVDPILQVLRPVPPLAWLPISLAAMRDNEPAAIFVIFITAVWPIIINTTVGVQQIPRDYKNVASMLRLSRRDYFLNILVPATLPYVFTGLRIGIGLSWLAIVAAEMLIGGVGIGFFIWDAWNSSLISEIIVAVVYVGIIGLVLDRSVAFLGRLLSHGEEVHS, from the coding sequence ATGGTAAGTTACTCAAGAGAATTTATCGGGGTGCGGCGGCAACGCTGGCTAAAACTACTTAAGGCATTGCCCGTCTTCCGGAAAGTGACTATGGGCTGCCTTGGGGTGCTGTGCTTTTTGACGATTTGGCAGTTCTTATGTATAGTGGGGCTACTGAAGTTGCCGACACCGCTAAGGGTTATTGCCGACACCTGGGATTTGATTGTTAATCCTTTTTACCGGGGCAGCGGCAATGATGTAGGCCTGGGTTGGCAAATTCTCTCGAGTTTACGGCGAGTGGCGATAGGTTTCTCTCTGGCGGCGGTGGTGGGCGTGAGTATAGGAATGCTAATTGGCTCCAGTCGCCTCCTCTACGACGCAGTAGACCCGATTTTGCAGGTGCTGCGTCCTGTTCCCCCCCTGGCTTGGTTGCCGATTTCTCTGGCGGCCATGCGGGACAATGAGCCGGCGGCAATCTTTGTGATTTTTATCACCGCCGTTTGGCCTATTATCATAAACACCACTGTGGGGGTACAGCAAATACCTAGAGATTACAAAAACGTTGCAAGCATGTTGCGGCTGTCGCGGAGGGACTACTTTTTAAACATCCTTGTGCCCGCAACCCTGCCCTATGTATTCACGGGGCTGCGGATTGGCATTGGCCTATCGTGGTTGGCCATTGTGGCGGCAGAAATGCTCATAGGAGGTGTTGGCATTGGCTTTTTTATCTGGGACGCCTGGAACAGTTCTTTGATTAGTGAAATTATTGTTGCCGTGGTCTATGTGGGCATTATTGGTCTGGTGCTAGATCGCTCTGTGGCCTTTTTGGGACGACTGCTCAGCCACGGTGAAGAAGTGCATTCTTAA
- a CDS encoding ferredoxin--nitrite reductase, with amino-acid sequence MSNKIEAIKREKDGLAVKEELEHFAAVGWENIPEADRDVRLKWLGIFFRPVTPGRFMMRLRVPNGILTSEQLQTLGEIVARYGEDGNGDITTRQNIQIRGIPIADIPEVLRRLEACGLTSVQSGMDNVRNLTGSPVAGIDPDELIDTRPLLMKLQAMITNNGKGNPEFSNLPRKFNIAIEGGRDNSVHAEINDLAFVPAYREGQLGFNVLVGGFFSARRCAAAIPLDAWVPPDDAVIQLSRAVLEVFRDHGLRGNRQKARLMWLIDEWGIEKFRAAVAAKLPFELLTAAPKDEIDWEKRDHLGVHRQKQQGLNYVGLHVPVGRLYAPDFYELARLAEVYGKGEVRLTVEQNIIIPHIPDAVLPSFLQEPLLQKFRPSPPPLERHLVSCTGSQFCGFALIETKNRALALARWLDQQLVLPRPVRIHWTGCPNSCGQPQVADIGLMGTKTRRNGETVDAVDLYMGGKVGKDAKLGTCVKKGIPCDELPEVLRQLLIEHFGARPVNAENPPAPTAKVTMTVN; translated from the coding sequence GTGAGCAATAAAATTGAGGCCATCAAACGTGAAAAAGATGGCTTAGCGGTAAAAGAAGAGTTAGAGCATTTTGCCGCCGTTGGTTGGGAGAACATACCTGAAGCGGATCGCGATGTTCGTCTTAAGTGGTTAGGGATTTTCTTTCGTCCCGTCACTCCGGGCAGGTTCATGATGCGGTTAAGAGTGCCCAACGGCATTCTAACCAGTGAGCAGTTGCAGACTCTTGGAGAAATTGTCGCTCGCTACGGTGAGGATGGCAATGGCGATATTACCACCCGCCAAAACATTCAAATACGCGGTATCCCCATTGCCGACATCCCGGAAGTGCTGCGGCGACTGGAGGCTTGTGGCCTTACCTCTGTGCAGTCAGGGATGGACAATGTGCGCAACCTCACCGGGTCCCCGGTAGCTGGAATTGACCCGGATGAACTAATTGACACTCGCCCCCTGCTCATGAAGTTGCAGGCGATGATCACCAACAATGGTAAGGGCAATCCCGAATTTAGCAACCTGCCCCGTAAGTTTAACATTGCCATTGAAGGGGGGCGTGATAACTCTGTCCATGCTGAAATCAACGATCTCGCTTTTGTTCCGGCCTACCGTGAGGGGCAGCTGGGGTTTAACGTCCTAGTAGGAGGGTTTTTCTCGGCGCGGCGCTGTGCTGCTGCCATCCCCCTCGATGCTTGGGTTCCCCCCGACGATGCTGTCATTCAGCTCTCGCGGGCTGTTTTGGAAGTATTCCGCGATCACGGGCTGCGGGGCAACCGCCAGAAGGCTCGCTTGATGTGGTTGATTGATGAGTGGGGCATCGAAAAATTCCGGGCCGCAGTTGCCGCCAAACTGCCCTTTGAATTGCTCACGGCGGCCCCTAAAGACGAAATTGACTGGGAAAAACGGGATCATCTAGGGGTGCACCGGCAAAAACAGCAGGGGCTAAACTACGTGGGATTACATGTGCCCGTCGGACGACTCTACGCCCCGGATTTTTACGAGCTAGCACGCCTTGCTGAGGTTTATGGCAAGGGAGAAGTGCGGCTGACGGTGGAGCAAAACATAATTATACCCCATATTCCCGATGCAGTTCTGCCAAGTTTTTTGCAAGAACCCCTTTTGCAAAAGTTTCGCCCCTCTCCGCCCCCTTTGGAACGCCACCTTGTCTCCTGCACCGGCTCCCAGTTCTGTGGCTTTGCCCTCATTGAAACCAAAAATCGTGCCCTTGCCCTCGCCCGTTGGCTGGATCAACAACTGGTTCTACCGCGTCCTGTACGAATTCATTGGACAGGGTGTCCCAACTCCTGTGGGCAGCCGCAGGTGGCTGACATTGGTCTGATGGGCACCAAAACCCGGCGAAATGGCGAAACCGTTGACGCCGTGGATTTGTACATGGGTGGCAAGGTGGGCAAGGATGCTAAGCTGGGAACTTGTGTCAAAAAAGGGATTCCCTGTGACGAACTGCCGGAAGTTTTGCGCCAACTCCTGATTGAGCATTTTGGTGCACGGCCAGTCAACGCTGAAAACCCACCTGCCCCCACAGCCAAAGTAACCATGACAGTTAACTAG
- the moaA gene encoding GTP 3',8-cyclase MoaA gives MLPLFSMELEKMVLPATIAPPVRPLVDAQQRRIRKLRLSVTDRCNLRCTYCMPVDASFMSPKEYLTPAEYATIVGELVELGIESVRLTGGEPLLRPEFPEIVAAIAAVGVPELGLTTNGIRLIPFLPLLARYGVSRLNISLDSLNPQTFATLTHGGHLEQVKTAIATAVAQGFHVKLNMVVMKGINDHELVPMVEYSKELGIEVRFLELMRVGYACNLPQELFVSAAAMITRLRQHYELHPVSRPQDSTSFNFVTPCGAKIGFIASESQPFCGHCSRWRLSADGVLRACLFKEAGVSLRGLGKEARLAA, from the coding sequence GTGTTACCGCTATTTTCCATGGAGCTAGAAAAAATGGTCTTGCCTGCCACTATTGCCCCACCGGTGCGACCTCTTGTGGATGCCCAGCAGCGTAGGATTCGTAAGCTTCGCCTTTCGGTGACGGATCGCTGTAATTTGCGCTGCACCTACTGTATGCCCGTGGATGCCTCATTTATGTCCCCCAAGGAGTACCTGACACCGGCAGAGTACGCAACTATTGTAGGGGAACTGGTGGAACTGGGTATTGAGTCGGTGCGCTTAACAGGGGGAGAGCCATTATTACGACCGGAGTTCCCCGAAATTGTGGCAGCCATAGCAGCAGTGGGTGTCCCAGAACTGGGCCTGACCACTAATGGGATTCGCCTGATTCCTTTTTTGCCCTTACTGGCGCGCTATGGGGTGTCGCGGCTCAACATTAGCCTAGATAGTCTCAACCCTCAAACCTTTGCCACCCTCACCCATGGTGGCCACCTAGAGCAAGTTAAGACCGCCATTGCCACGGCGGTGGCTCAGGGCTTTCACGTCAAGTTGAACATGGTGGTGATGAAGGGCATCAACGACCACGAACTGGTGCCTATGGTGGAGTATTCCAAGGAATTAGGAATTGAGGTACGCTTTTTGGAGCTGATGCGGGTCGGCTATGCTTGTAATCTACCCCAGGAGCTATTTGTAAGCGCCGCCGCCATGATAACCCGCCTACGTCAGCACTATGAGCTACATCCTGTTTCTCGTCCTCAAGATTCAACTTCGTTCAATTTTGTCACCCCCTGTGGTGCCAAGATTGGATTTATTGCCTCGGAGTCGCAACCTTTTTGTGGTCACTGTTCCCGATGGCGACTCTCTGCGGATGGGGTTCTGCGTGCTTGTCTATTTAAAGAGGCGGGGGTGTCGCTGCGGGGACTGGGTAAGGAAGCCCGCCTGGCAGCCT
- a CDS encoding ATP-binding cassette domain-containing protein codes for MKTLYRIEPPITATSHLLIDGVSKVYPTVNGPHVVLDDIHLSVESGEFVCIIGHSGCGKSTLLNMVAGFTSPTYGEIRLNGAPVIRPGPERMMVFQNYALLPWLTAYQNIELAVKSVCPHLTRQQRRKIVEEHLEIVGLTAAAHKRPAQLSGGMKQRVAIARALAIRPEVLLLDEPFGALDAITKEELQDELLEIWHSHKLTVLMITHDIDEALYLADRVVMMTNGPAARIGEILEIPFPRPRLRSQLFEDPQYCHLRNRIVDFLYTRFGH; via the coding sequence ATGAAAACCCTCTATCGCATTGAACCCCCTATTACCGCCACCAGTCATCTGCTCATTGATGGGGTGAGCAAAGTTTACCCCACCGTCAATGGCCCCCATGTAGTCCTAGATGACATTCACCTCTCAGTAGAAAGTGGTGAATTTGTCTGCATCATTGGCCATTCTGGTTGTGGCAAAAGTACCCTTCTGAACATGGTGGCGGGCTTCACCAGCCCGACTTACGGAGAAATTCGTCTCAATGGGGCACCGGTAATTCGTCCCGGCCCAGAACGTATGATGGTGTTTCAAAACTATGCGCTACTGCCTTGGTTGACGGCGTACCAAAACATAGAGTTGGCAGTCAAGTCCGTCTGCCCCCACCTAACACGCCAACAACGAAGGAAAATAGTAGAAGAACATCTGGAAATAGTGGGACTGACCGCCGCCGCCCACAAGCGTCCGGCGCAACTGTCGGGTGGCATGAAACAGAGAGTAGCCATTGCCCGTGCCCTGGCGATTCGTCCTGAGGTTCTGTTGTTGGACGAGCCCTTTGGCGCCCTAGATGCCATCACCAAAGAAGAGCTGCAAGATGAGTTGCTGGAAATTTGGCACAGCCACAAACTGACGGTATTGATGATCACTCATGACATTGACGAGGCTCTTTATTTAGCGGATCGGGTGGTGATGATGACCAACGGGCCAGCTGCCCGCATCGGTGAGATTCTGGAAATTCCCTTTCCTAGACCAAGGCTACGGTCTCAACTTTTTGAAGACCCACAGTATTGCCATTTGCGCAACCGCATCGTGGATTTCTTGTACACGCGGTTTGGGCATTAG